Proteins co-encoded in one Gossypium arboreum isolate Shixiya-1 chromosome 11, ASM2569848v2, whole genome shotgun sequence genomic window:
- the LOC108471140 gene encoding putative disease resistance protein RGA3 → MAEEIVSAILEQMTAITIDKAIEAWSLVQGSEKEVKRLETNFKALRLELEDAEEKEYEDKRVKHWLDKFRDVSYDMEDVLDEWETAVQQLQTDPSGSASVRKWKVCPFVSCFSSGSQVVRRYNIATKIKEINEEVDGIVRDKVRFELIKRKIKQPRRPETTSFVDVSELIGRDAMKEEIISILLCDDKCRNVPTITLIGMGGIGKTALAQLIYNDHRIQTHFSKTIWVCASDPFDQTQIASAILGDLDPDSLISLKKTTLQSALSKISEKLTTEKFLFVFDDVWTERDQDWEPLKVAFKYGMPGSCILVTTRKESVARRMKSPHVVPLQLLSEEMCWLILSQKAFSGRSQASREILEDIGREIANKCQGLPLAAKTIGGLLQDKQGREEWQNVLNNVIWKSSFAHEIFSPLLLSYYDLPSPIRQCLSYCAIFPNSFTIYKDELVQCWMAQGYLNSDDNGRRELIGEDYFKYLATRSFFQDFEKDTSGSIISCKMHDMVHEFVQFLTEHRFVTEEVPRNSTLDISSKRVRHLRLVIQSWDSSPLSICRIEKLRSLVVVSDNETSGDVLQDLLSRSKLLRFLEFDSLHLRPEQVADGMKNLIHLRYLSLISCSGLENLPESVCELINLQSLNLRDCWDLRKLAVGMGKLINLRYLCIKECPLLSYYPKGIRHLTSLTRLSGIKVRVDQSDGNEFSIGDLENLDLLGGNLCVELIGDELNWAEANRAKLHNKIHLKRTDIWICSLNIKKEEVLKALNPPSTLLVELFDYQKWLDFDCARFTRKMMQEKKTEMKIIEKTRIALRVQKAALQFIAECSSGSRKSTSD, encoded by the coding sequence ATGGCGGAAGAGATTGTTTCGGCTATCTTGGAGCAGATGACTGCAATCACCATTGATAAAGCAATCGAAGCCTGGAGTCTGGTGCAAGGTTCTGAGAAAGAGGTGAAAAGGCTTGAAACCAATTTTAAAGCACTCCGGTTGGAGCTTGAAGATGCAGAGGAGAAAGAATACGAGGACAAACGGGTTAAACATTGGTTAGACAAGTTCAGAGATGTTTCTTATGACATGGAAGATGTATTAGATGAGTGGGAAACTGCAGTTCAGCAGTTGCAAACAGATCCTTCTGGCTCTGCATCTGTTCGTAAGTGGAAGGTATGCCCCTTTGTTTCATGCTTTTCTTCCGGTTCTCAAGTTGTCAGGCGTTATAATATTGCTACCAAAATAAAGGAAATCAATGAAGAAGTAGATGGGATAGTTAGAGACAAAGTTAGATTTGAGTtgataaaaagaaaaatcaagCAACCCAGACGTCCAGAAACTACTTCTTTTGTGGATGTTTCAGAATTAATTGGTCGAGATGCAATGAAAGAAGAGATAATCAGCATTTTGCTATGTGATGATAAGTGTAGAAATGTTCCCACTATCACTTTAATAGGGATGGGAGGGATAGGGAAAACCGCTCTAGCCCAATTGATTTATAACGATCATAGAATTCAGACTCATTTCAGCAAAACAATCTGGGTTTGTGCGTCGGATCCCTTTGATCAAACCCAAATTGCAAGTGCAATTCTGGGTGATCTTGACCCTGATTCACTAATATCCCTCAAAAAAACAACACTGCAAAGTGCTTTAAGTAAAATAAGCGAAAAGCTTACAACGGAGAAATTCCTCTTTGTTTTTGATGATGTGTGGACGGAACGTGATCAAGATTGGGAACCACTAAAAGTGGCTTTTAAATACGGCATGCCTGGGAGTTGTATTTTAGTGACTACTCGTAAGGAATCAGTTGCTAGGCGAATGAAATCACCTCATGTTGTTCCTCTACAACTTTTATCTGAGGAAATGTGTTGGTTGATACTTTCTCAAAAAGCATTTTCCGGAAGGAGCCAAGCGAGCCGTGAAATTCTGGAAGACATTGGAAGGGAAATTGCAAACAAGTGTCAAGGTTTACCGCTTGCAGCAAAAACTATAGGAGGTTTACTACAAGATAAACAAGGAAGAGAAGAGTGGCAAAATGTTTTAAATAATGTGATATGGAAATCAAGTTTTGCACATGAAATTTTTTCACCTCTATTATTGAGTTATTATGATTTGCCCTCACCCATAAGACAATGTTTATCATATTGTGCAATCTTTCCTAATAGCTTTACAATTTATAAAGATGAATTGGTCCAATGTTGGATGGCACAAGGTTATCTGAACTCTGATGACAACGGAAGAAGAGAATTGATAGGGGAAGATTACTTTAAGTACTTAGCCACACGTTCTTTTTTCCAAGATTTTGAAAAAGATACTTCTGGCAGCATAATTTCTTGTAAGATGCATGACATGGTACATgaatttgttcagtttttgacTGAACATAGATTTGTGACAGAAGAGGTGCCTAGAAATTCTACATTGGACATATCGTCCAAAAGAGTTCGCCATCTGAGGTTGGTAATTCAAAGTTGGGACTCTTCTCCTTTGTCCATTTGTCGCATAGAGAAATTGCGAAGCCTTGTAGTAGTCTCCGATAATGAAACATCCGGTGATGTCTTACAAGATTTGCTCAGCCGATCCAAGCTTCTAAGGTTCTTGGAGTTTGATTCGCTTCATCTACGCCCTGAACAAGTTGCTGATggcatgaaaaatttgattcactTGAGGTACCTTAGCTTGATATCTTGCTCGGGGTTAGAAAATCTACCTGAATCAGTTTGTGAATTGATTAATTTACAATCTTTGAATCTTCGAGATTGCTGGGATCTTAGGAAACTGGCAGTTGGAATGGGGAAACTGATTAACTTGAGGTATCTTTGTATTAAGGAATGTCCTCTTCTGAGTTACTACCCTAAAGGGATACGTCATTTAACCTCTCTCACGAGATTAAGTGGTATCAAGGTGAGAGTAGATCAAAGTGATGGTAATGAATTCAGTATTGGAGATCTAGAAAATTTAGACCTGCTGGGTGGAAACCTTTGTGTTGAGTTGATAGGAGATGAACTAAATTGGGCTGAAGCTAATAGAGCCAAGCTTCACAATAAAATACATCTCAAGAGAACAGATATATGGATCTGCTCCCTGAATATAAAGAAAGAAGAGGTACTTAAAGCTTTAAACCCACCATCCACCTTGCTTGTAG